The Microcystis aeruginosa NIES-843 sequence GGTTATTCAATGGAAATTGCCTGATGCCATTCAAGCAGCGATCGCCCTTTACTATAATCTCAAATTAGTCACTCGTAATACCCAAGATTTTGATCTCAATCAACATCCATTTATTGAGATTCCCTATACCATCTAACAATAAAACTGAAACAGTTATCGGTGATTCAAAAGTATTATAATTGTATTTGTTATCCTAAATCAATAGTTTTTGCGTGTCAGTAATTATGAATAGTTAGTGCTTGCTGAAAAAGTACGGGCGACGATCCCTAAAACCCTTACCTTGCCTACATTTCACATTTATTCAGCAAGCCCTATTTACTTTTAGTCAAAATTAATTAACTTCTAACCCTGGAATGCTTAACTGTTCGGTTTTTGGCTGTGTTTCCCCGATATAATCCCCTTGCAACATATTAATTAAACAGCCACCAAGATGATAGGCCATATTAACGGGAACCGCGTTACCAATCTGTCGATATTGAGAGGTTAAATTACCGGTAAATTGCCAATCATCGGGAAAGGACTGCACTCGTGCATATTCTCTCACCGTCAAAGGACGAGTTTCTTGGGGATGGCATCTTTCTGTTTGGGTTTGTGCCGGACTACAGGTAATAGTTAAAGCCGGTTCATCCCAAGATAATCTTTTAGCATATCCTGTCCGTCCGCCGTGATTTTTGAGACTATTTTTCATATATTCTTTTTGAATATCCATCGGCAAATTCCGCCAATTTCCTCCTGGGGGAACTAAGGACATAATCTCTTTTTTTCTTTCTTTATATTCTACTCCTGGAGAACTTGGACAATTCTCTAGAGCTTTTTTCAGAGAAATAGTATAGTTTCTATATTGGGGAAAAATGGGTTTAATATTTAGGTCTTGACGGGTGGCGATAATAATTAATCTTTCTCTTTTTTGGGGAACATCGAGAAATTGGGCTGATAAAACTTGATAAGCAGCATAATAACCGATTTCCTGTAAAGCTTCCAGCATTAATTGCAGAGTTTCTCCTTTTTTATTGCTTAATAATCCTCGAACATTTTCGGCTATAGCGATTTTAGGTTGCACTTCCTGTAAACAACGAGCAAATTCAAAAAATAGGCTTCCTCTCAAATCTTCTAATCCTTTTCCTAACCCAGCATAACTAAAAGGTTGGCAGGGAAAACCTCCAGCTACAATATCTATTTTGTCTCTAAAATTGGAAAATTTAATCTTTTTTATGTCTTGATTTATAACATTCCATTGCGGTCGATTAAGTCTTAAAGTATTAACACAATCTTGGTTGATTTCCACCAGTAATTGCGTTTTTAGTCCCGCATTTTCTAAACCTAAAGCCATACCACCACAACCAGCAAATAATTCAATAACTGTGTAATTAGTTGGCTCAACAGTTTGTAAGATTTTCAATTCTCCAGGGAATTGGTTATTTTTAAGATTGGTTAATTGCTCGAGATCAAATAGCCAATCAACTTGATTAATTTTCTGACCTTTGATTAATTTTTTCTTTTGCCATGTTAGTATTTCTGCGGTAGTTACACCGAGAATATTAGCGGCTTTTTGTAGATTTACCTGAGTCATAACCAATAATTAGCAACTTATCTACCTCTCTATTATACATCAAAGTAGCTAAACTTGATAAAGTTTTTTTTCGATTTTCCTGACTGTCATCTTTAACTTATTCAGGATAGTTTCATAATCTAAGTCCAACATTGACCAAAAAGCTTGCCCTGCTAATAGCTCAATATTATTCTCTTTAGCTTTGGTTTTGCTAATTGTCCAAGAATTGCCCATATCTAAAGCAGCGGCAAAAACTGAGTTAGGATGTATTTTTAATTCATTGATACTCCGATCACTCTGGCTACCAGTAAGAGTATCTTTTTTAGTTTTTAATTGAGTGTATTTGATTATTCCTTGATTAAAAACTACTAAATCCACACCTTTGATTTTAAAATTTAGAATTTTTTCTGGTACAAAAACCTGTGAACTAATAGAAGCAATTTCTTCTAAAGTATGACCTAGACTTTCCGAGATAAGATTGACATATTTATTCGATAAGTACAAGTTTTCACATTGAGCAAACTCAAAAATATTTTTAAATCCTTTCTTCTTTTTGAGAGATATATTTTTAAAATCCTGTTTTTCTTTCAGGATTTTTTCAACTACTTTAGACTGGAACTCATCCAAAGCATCATCGATTTTTTGATCCCTATTGTCTGCAATGTCTGTGTCTGTTTTTCTATTTTCTTGAAAATATTCAAAAATGAAATCATCAATTAGACGACAAATTTGATAAGTATCTACCAAGTCATGAGTAACAAAGGTAGGAATTTTGATCGAAGGTTTCTGTAAATTAATTTCTTCTAATAATTGGGTCAAGTTATGGCGATAGCTCATTAGATTTAGTTGCTGGGTTGGGATTGTTTACTTTTTGCTTAAAACTATTAATTTAATTGCCGCCGGTGGTAATGTCAACAAATAGTATGTAAGTTCGGAAGAACCTGAATTTTCAGATATTGGAATTTAACGGGGAGTCTGATCATATACACCCCGCATTTCTCACAAAAAGTACGATCACCAACCCCCGAAGCCTTACAAAATCTGGGTTTTGACTGGGTGATCGCCTTGTAGCAAAAACGACAGTGTGTTGTTAGGATTCAACTTAAGCTCATCATCAATTAGACCTTGAAAAAAGAACAAATTTAAAATGCGTATTTTTAGGTTAATTAGTTGATAAAGTCTCAATTTTAAGTAGAGAATGAAGTCAAAAGCTTGCTATAATTTAATCATTAAAACTATTTAAAGTATGTCAAGTTTATGACTCCTAGTTCAGACCAGTCTCGACTCAATCAATTAAATTTTGGAAACCTCAATGGAAGACAAGTAATCGCTAATTTTGAGGGAGGAAAAATCACCTCAGATGCAGGAATTATTTTGATGGCAGAGTTAGACCAAAAGCTAAAAATAACGGCTCGGTTTGCCGAATGTTTTCGAGATTATCGAAATTCATCCTATCTAGATTATAGCAATTCTCTGACTTATGAGGTACAGTAGCAACAGTGAGTAAACCAATTGCGAATATCTTTTTGAGTAACTTCTAACATAGCCAATTCAATCCCTTCTATTAAGTCTTTGTAAGTTCTCGCCTTCAGTTTTCTTAACGTCGCTTTCACTTTTGACCAAAAGTTTTCAATAGGAGAGAATTCGGGAGAATAAGGAGGTAAATAGATGAGTCTAGCTTTTTCTTGTTCGATTATTTCTCTGACCATTTCTCCGAGATGAATCTTGGCGTTATCCATGATCAGACAGTCTCCTTCTTTAATTTTTGGCAGCACTTCCTTTAGAATAAATCCTTCAAATGTTACCGCATCCACTGCACCGTATATGTTGACTGATGCGACAACTTTTTCTAAGCTTATAGCACTAATTATTGAAATATTTCTCCCTCTTTTTTGTGGTTTTCTTCCCCGAGCTCTTCGGCCAATTAAGGCTCTAGCATAGAGTCTCAAAAGGGCTAAATTTACCCCCGATTCATCGATGAAAATTAGTTTTGATGCCTCAATTTCCCGAACTTCTGACCAGTATTCCACTCTTTTTTGCTGTACCCTGTCACTTTCTTTTTCCGCCGCGTGTAGTGTTTTTTTTTGAAACTGTAATTGAGTTTTTGCGTAAGCCGCCCCAGGGTGGCTCTACTGACTTTCACCTGTGTCTTTTCATACAGTAAGTCCGATAATTCTTCGAGAGTTGCATCATTGTTAGCTTCGATGATTTCTATTAAAATTATCAGTTGTTCACTATTTAACTTGGTTGGCGGACTTCCCCCTTGCGGACGAGGACGGATATCTCCTGTTTCTTTATGTTGCTTCAATAACTTCTGAATAAAGCTTTTAGCCACGTCAAATCTCTGGGCTAGTCCTCGAATGGAAATTTTTTCTTTCTTCCAGACATCGATAATTTTTTGGCGAAAATCTACGGAATAGGGTCTCATAGGAAGCTGGTAAGTTCTATTATTTGTCTATTTACTTTCTATTGTACCTCATAGCTCCAAGAATTGCTATATTCAGTTCATGAACTACTCGCACAAAGAGTTTATGGGATAGTTTTGGGATATGAGGATGTCAATGATCATGATAAATTACGTCATGCTCCAGCTTTAGCAATAGCATTGAAAAAACTAAATTTTATTGACTCAGCCCAAGCAAATTTAGCGGGAAAAAGTACAATTAATCGACTAGAATATTGTCCGGAAACAGTCATCAATCAAGAGAACAGTCGTTACCATAAAATCGAGCCTAACCCCAAAGAAATTGAAAAAGCTTTTGTGGACATCTTTCTAGAATCCTACAAAAAGCCACCGAAACCAATTATTTTAGACATGGATGTCACCGATGACCAAGTGCATGGAAATCAAGAGGGAGCGTTTTTCAATACTTATTATAAAGGAGTGTGTTATGCTCCTTTGTATATTTTCTGTGAGCATCATTTATTAGTAGCTAAACTCCGGTCTTCTCATGTAGATACTGCTGGGGGAGCATTAGAAGAATTGCAGCGAATAATCGGTATAATTCGAGAAAAATGGTCAGATACGCAGATATTAGTACGAGGAGATAGTGCCTATTCCCGTGAAGATATCATGAAATTTTGCGAAAGTCAAGCAGGAGTTGATTATGTTTTAGCAATGGCAACGAATAGTCAATTAAAATTACGAGCGACCGATGTAATTGAGAAAGCTAAGGCAGATTACGAGCAAAGACTTCAGCCAGTTACTGAATTAATGGAGACGTTATTTTCTCCCGATGAAGAGTTAGGAGAATTGGCGAAATTGGTACCAGAATCGACTTGGTATCGTTCCCTATGTTATCAAACCCAAAAATCCTGGAGCCGTTCAAGAAGAGTGGTGACAAAAGTTTGTCCTGGTAGTGAGGGCGTAAAAATTCGCCACGTTGTGACTTCTTTACCTGCATCAAAGATTCCCCCATCTAAACTTTACACTGAAAAATATTGCCCCAGAGGGGAGAGGTCAAATCGAATTAAAGAGCAACAATTAGACTTATTTGCTGACCGGAATTCGACACAGACATTTGAGAGTAATCAATTAAGACTTTGGTTGTCATCAATGGCTTATGTTTTAATGCAAGCTTTTCGTCAAAATTGTTTGGCTAAAACTTCTTTTGCCAAAGCGACAGTGGGAACAATTCGCCTTAATTTCCTTAAATTAGGAGCTAGAATTACTGTTAGTGTCAGAAGAATTTTAATCGCAATTGCCAGTTCTTGTCCCTATCAAGATATTTTAGCGATAGCTTACTCTAGAATTCAAGCGATAGCGGGAACTGGATAAGTTGAAGAGTTTTCAAAGATCATTAAATAGTCTTAAAAATGGCTGCTTATAAATTCAGCTAACTTTGTCGTGAACATTTTCCCTAATTGACGGAATTTTTCCAGTAATTCAGGAATTTTTTGATTAGTTTAGTCAGATTATTCCTTGATAACTAAGCGGGTTTCTCTTATTTTTGAAAAACACCAACTTTTAACCTCCAAATTAGGTTCTTAATTCAGTTTGTGAGAAATGCGGGACACGCATTGATTGAATACCCACCGAAACTAGCTATTTCTGTAATGGTCAATTCTTTAAAAGGAGTCTCTAGTCGTAGATATGGACAAGCTGGTTATCCTAAGCCGTACGGAAAAGATGCTCTTTGGTCGCCCAGTTATTTTGTCTCTTCTGTAGGAGGTGCGCCACTGGAAGTTCTTAAGTGCTACATTAAAAATCAGGAAAAGCCGTCCTAAAAGGACGGGGTTTTAACCCAAATTTTCGATAATCCGCTTGCGCATTTTGTGCCTCTGTAAGTACCTAGGCAAAATTAATTACATACTCGCCTCCAAAATTGTCCAGCACTTTTTTAACGTAAGCGAGGAGGCTCTTTCGGTCTTTATAGGCGCTAAATTCAATCCATTCATATTTTAAAAATCTCCATAATATTTCAATTAAATTTAAATGAGGTGAATAAGTGGGCAACCAAAATATTTTCAAGTTTTTCTTTTCCCATTCCTCAAGTTTCTCCATAAATGCCTCGCTGGTATGAATGGAAGCTTGGTCAATTATTATGACAGTTTTTTTCTGTATATTTTGGCAATATTTATCCAGAAAATTAATAACTATCTCGCTAGTAACCGTTCCGACCTGTGTCTCATAAAATAATTGATTATCTCGTTTCATTATTCCTAAAATATTTAGTCTTTTACCTTCAATTGGTGGTAACTTTATCGTGGTTTTTTCTTCTTGCCAAGCGTCAGGAATACAAGGCTTTGAATCCCCTCCCATTTCATCCAAATATCCTATCTCAATCTCTCCTCTTTTTTCCTGTTTTTTTAGTTCTTCTAAAATAGGTAGTTTGACCTCAAGCTCCCACTCATCAGGGGTTTTGGCGACCCCTCTTCTCACCCTTTTCCACCTCATGTTGATTTTTTTTATGAGTCTTTTTATCTTGTCTTTGCTTACGGTTAATTTCCCTTCTTCTACAATTTTTATCTGGATTTTTTTTAAGCTTTTCGGTTCTTCTTTTACCCAGTCAATAACTTGTTGACCTTGTGCTTCTGTCAATTTAGGTTTTCTCCCTCTTCCTCGACGATTATAAAAACCAATTAGTTTTCTATCTTCCCAGGCCGTCAACCAATTATAGATGGTCTTTCTCGTAACTCCAAATATTCCGCTCAATTCTTCTATCGTGGTTCCCTGAAAACTTAAGAGTATACATTTCGCTCGCTCTCTTACTTGATGATGTTTACTAGCTCGATAAATTCTCTCTAGCATTTTCTGGCTCTCGGGGTTTAGGTCTCTAATCAATCTCATTGTATTTTCCTGCTGCTTCGTTTTTTTATGTATTATACTTCTTAATTTTTTATTTGGGTAATTAATTTTGCATGACTACTTATGATACCTGTGTTGTACTGCAAAAACTGCTTGTGACATAAAATCAGCACGAGTCAGACAGTTTTCGATAACAGCAGCCCTTGATGCGCCACCCGTGAAAAAATCTTGGGGTTTTAGGGGTTGTGATGCCCCATTATGACAAACCTGAAAAAGTTCTGCTCTATATCTGGTGTTATACCATTTTTCTAAATTCCTGACAGACATAGAGCTTCTAAAATCCAAGACCATCCCGTCAAATACCCGATCGTGTCATTGGATAGAGAATTTAAAAGATGGTAAAGTTTACTTCTTAAGTTATCAAGGGAGTTAAAATTGCCCCAGGCCAATAGGTTTTTCAAATATAGCCAAACTCTCTCAATTGGATTTACTTCTGGACAATAGGGAGGTTGATAAAATAGGATAATATTATCAGGTATTTCTAGGTCGGTCGCCGTATGTGCGGGAGCATTATCTAATTGAATAATATGTAATTCCTCAGAAAAAGCTTGAGAAAAAAGCGTTAAATATTGATTAAAACATTCCCCATCTAAATGAGAAAATTCATAGAAAAAACTGCTACCTGTTCGAGGTTCTATTAAACCATAGAGCCAGAGATATTGAAAATTATACTGAAAATTACCAAGGGGCTTTATGCCTTTAATTGTTATTTTATCTCTGACAATGGTATGACAGCCGAAGCGACTTTCATCTTGACACCAGAAGCGGACTTTTAAATATTGACTAACTTTTTCAGATTCCTTTTCTAGTAAAGCTTGTAGCTGTTCAGATAGATTATTTTGGAATATTTTTACTTCTCCTGGTAATTGTTTTAAATTTTGAGGTCGAGCCACTTTTAATTTAGCTTGTAATTCATTTCTTACGAGACGGTAAACAGTTATATAACTGGTGGGTATTTCTAAAATAATTGATACCCAAAAATGAATTTCTTTATAACTTTGAAATCCTTCTGGGTCTTTTAATTCATTCTGAATTAGAGCGGCTTCTTCCACTGAAATCTTTTTGGGTCTTCCCAGTTTTTCTGGTTCTGACAAGAGATTTTCTATCCCTCCTTCTCGATAACAACTTAACCAGCGATGAATAGTTCTTTCTGAGCGTCCTATTAACACGGCGAGATGACGAACCGTTTCTACCTCCTTAATTTTTAGTAGATACAGGGATTGTACTTTAGCAAAGTTTAAAGAGGTTACTTGTTGCTTCAACAAGGATTTTAAGTCTTCTACTGACTCAGCAACATTAATATTAGGGACTCCACTCATTGCCTTTTTACCACACAAACTATACCTTTACCAAGTATGACATACTTTTTGAAAAATGGTATTACAATCATTGGCATCTGTGCCTAAAGTATAGTAACAGTGATCGTGGTTATTGCAAGGTTCTCTAAAACTGAAGTCGTAGCCAAGGCTACCAAAGTTATCATATTCTCCCGGTCTTCCACCCGGAATACTGCAACCATTAGGTCTTTTGGCATAGGGGTAAAAAGGGAGTGATTCACTGCCTTCATCAGAGTCCTTAAAATCATCCCAGCAAGGGATGCTAATGCCATTTTTGCTACCGCAATCTTGTGCTTTTACTGGTTCTATTAGTAGCAGAAAGCTAGTTGAAATAAAGAGAAAAGTCACACAATTTGAGATAGACATTAATGCCATCCTGCTAGTTAATTTGCCAAATTCTGATTTCATTACTGAACGGCTTAACGTTGTTTTCATCAAGGTACACGCCTACTATACGACAACCTTAAAAGGAAAGTTCCAGCAACTTGATCAGGGTAGGAATAAGCAGATCGCTCGATATTGACTCCTGGTATGTCAGTTGCACGACGAGTACCCCTGTAAGTTTGCCAGTTTTGACCTCTTACAAGTTCAAAAGCCGAACCATTGGTTTTGATGAGAAACCTATCCTGTGAGTTTTCCCAGTTTAAATAAACTCCATTCGTACCCGCAGTAAAAAAAACTGGCTCTTCGTTACTTGGTATGGTTCGATAGGGGGGCATAAATCGACTAAATCCTTATCTGGCAAGAGATTTAATTGATTAGTTCGCTCTAGATCAAAAACAATTGACAAAAATCGCCAAATATCTTTCTCTATAAGGGTTTCATCCCTTATAACCTCCGTCCATTGCATAACACAAACCGAAGAGCCAAAAAACTTTCTCTCTATGGGTGCGACCATTGTTCCATTTTGTTGTCAGAGTGCCGTCTTTGAAATCATTGATTATCTGGCTACAGGCAATCTCTCTTCCAGACGATTGGGTTGCACCCTCAGTTTGCCATAATACTACCAATAAAGTAGCTATGGTGATAGTCATAGATAATGATTTTTTGAGCATACTTTACTCCCTAGTATAGATAGATAGATTGCTTCCAACTTATTAACAAGATTTTTCAATTTCAAGGTGTTGTTTCTGGGGTAAGGTCGAGGTTGCGATAGACTTGTTCAATCGGAAAACTTAGATTAATGCTTTTGAGTTCTACGGTATCGCCTTCTTGGTAGTTAATAATGAGCCATTCACCAGCATCATTTTTGTGATATAAATCCATTTCGATGCTGGTGGAACTCACTAATAAATAATCTTGTAAAACTAGATTTTTGCGGTACATTCTAAATTTGCCACCTCTATCATAGGACTCGGTACTAGGTGAAAGAACTTCAACAATGAGACAAGGATAAGTAATGTATTGGGTTGTAGTTTTATCGTGATCGTCGCAGGTTACGCTAACATCAGGATAAGTGTAGTTAGTTGTTTCGACAATGTTGACTCTCAGATCTGAGTTACCTACTTCACAGCCAGTGCTTTCAAGGTGGTTGGAAAACAGGGTAATAAATCTAACTGAGATGAGACTATGGTTTTTGCTGCCGCCGCTCATAGTGTACACTTGACCATCGATCAGTTCGTGTTTTTCTAGTTGCTTTTCTTCCCAAGCAAAGTATTCTTCTGGAGTAAGTTGGGGAAAGTTTTCTTTAATGGCAATCATGAGAAATTACTCCTTTATTAGCTTTGATAATATTTTAACAATTTACCAAACATTTTTTTGTTCTCTCGACATCTTGATAGAAAATAAGTACCTGGACAAAAATAAACGAGACTCTACCAAACCTGTTATGCAAAATTATTAACAACTCATGCTTGTAAAGCTTGTATAGTAAGGCTTTGAGTTTTTGTTAGATTGATATTTATCAACTTTAGAGCATTGCTGGACAGAGAGGGAGCTTAGGGAATTTTCTACAGTGTAAGTTCGGAAGAACCAGGATTTTGTGGGAGAAATGTTTATCTTATTTAAAACTAAGAACTTGTTCTGGTGTTGTTGAATTGAGATATGAATGGTAATTGTGCATCGTATCCACAACGAACGCTTAGGACTAAGTTTGAAAAATTGCCTAGAGGACACTTAATACTTAAAATCAGCAACGCCATAAAAGCCATAAAATATGGGGGCTGAACAAGGTTCAACCCCTCAATATTTTTCTACTTACGTCCCGGAACTGTATATTTAAAATTCATCGGGCCGGTATAACCGGAAATCTCCGCTAATTTCTCTAATCTTTGGGTTCCCGAATATTCTTGACCCCTAATAATCCAAGTGGGAAAACCTTTAATTCCGGCATCGCGACAAGCTTGGGGATTACCATTAACCCCTTGGGGATCGCATTCGATATAAACCCCTTCTTTTTTGAGGATTTCTCCCGCTTCCTTACCAAATAACTGTTTTTGATCGTAACAGTGGGGACACCAAAAAGCCCCGTATTCCTTCGCACCAATTGCTTTTAAATGTTTAGCCAGGGCGATTTCTGCTTTTCCCGGAACCGTGGTTACTTCCCAACCGTAGGGAGGTTTAGCCGCTGTCATTGGCCGGGTAATTTCTTCTTTTCCTCCTGTCACGGTGGGGGAATTTACTCCCGTATAAACCGCTAAAGTTCCCACCAAAGTAATCATCGCCACCACAACCATCGGCAGTATAATTTGTCCTAAACCTTCCCATTCGCGACCAACAATTGTGAGAATTAATAAGGTTAAAGCGAACAAAGCCGAAGTGATGCAGTAGGGACACAATTCCTTTAATTCCGTGGCTAGAATATACATTAAATAACCACTAAATACCGCCATCGCCGTCGCCCCCGCTAACAGCAATAACCAAGTATTATTTTCTAAACTTTTGCGGAGATTTTTCTGAGTTTCCCCATTAATAAATAGAGGGCTGAGGGCAAAAACCGCCATGGCAATATAGGCCAAAAAACCGAACAAACTCAAGGGCAGCCCGAAAACCGTAGCGTAGGGACTATTAAGAACACCACTACAACCAGCCCCATCAGTAGCCCCGGCGGTACAGGCCGCAGCCCCTCCCGTCAGTTTGGTAATGGTTAAATAGCCGGTCAGAATCGCCCCCACGATCGAAACGCCCCCAATTAGAGGCCGGGAGTAGCGATGAATCCAAGGTACAGAACGACGACGCATAATATTATTTAGATTAAATTACAGCAGAATTCAGGAGTCAGGAGTCAGGAGAGAAATCTAAATGTACTTTGTTGAAAGGAAAAATTGCCTAACCATATTGTGTTAATTAGGACGTTTTCAATTCCTAAAAACTTAGGATAGCTATCCCCTGAAACTATCCGCCATTCTAGCAAGGGGTTATGTGGACAGAGGCAAAGAAGGGAGAGAATTATTAATTTTTGCCTTTTGATCGTTGATCTGCCGGGCCGTTTCCACAAATTGCGACACCCGGATCGGATCCACCGGTTCAGTAATTTTGCCATGACGCTTGAGGGAACTAGCCACGATCACCCCATCGGCAGCCGGCAGCAACCGCCCAATATTGTCCAAATCAGCCCCGCTGCCGATAAAAACCGGTGTTCCCTTGGCCGCCGCCACTGCTAGTTCCAAATCCTCAAAACTAGGGGGGCTACCGGTGGACCAACCGGAGAGGATCACCCCGTCTGCCAGTCCCCGTTCGATCGTATCTTGCACTGCCGTAGTCAGATTAGGGGTTCCCAAGGGGCGGGCGTGTTTAACCAAAACATCCGCTAAAATTTTGACCTCAGACCCCAATTCGCGGCGATAACGCAGGAGTTCGTAGGCCTGACCCTCAATAATGCCCTGATCGGTGGCCATAACCCCCGTTAGCACATTAACCCGAATAAATTGGGCATTAACACAGGTAGCGATCGCTAAAGCACTATGGGCATCATTGCGGAGAACATTAAGACCAATCGGTAGGACCACCAGATTTTTAATGCGATCAACAATTAAAGTCATGGCACTAACCACGGCGGGATCCACCTGTTGCTTAGTAAAGGGGGCATCAAAAAAATTCTCGATAATCAAACCATCAACACCACCGGCAGCCAAAGCCGTCGCCTCCTGTTCAGCCCGCTCGATCACCGTCTTGAGACTGCCACCCCAACGGGGGGAAGTGGGCAGGGGGGCGAGATGAACCACGCCAATAATCGGGTTTTTTGTCTTGAAAGTTGCAATTAAGTTCACAGCGTATACTACTCTTAGCGTCCCCAACCATGCGCCGCTCACCCATTTTAACAGGGTGAAGGCCTACCCACGGTTCCACGGGGGGGAAATTATTTTAACTTAGTGCCAGCATTCGTCCCTCGCGCTTAGTGCGATGGGACGGGGCTTTTCAAGGGGCGAAGTAATTCGCCCCACAGTTCCCCTCATCAATGCTGACTTTGTATATAGACAATTCCAAAAAACTATGTTATCATAAACGGGTCTTGACCACTATTCCTTAAGCGATAACCGAGCTTCGGGGGGTC is a genomic window containing:
- a CDS encoding DNA cytosine methyltransferase, which encodes MTQVNLQKAANILGVTTAEILTWQKKKLIKGQKINQVDWLFDLEQLTNLKNNQFPGELKILQTVEPTNYTVIELFAGCGGMALGLENAGLKTQLLVEINQDCVNTLRLNRPQWNVINQDIKKIKFSNFRDKIDIVAGGFPCQPFSYAGLGKGLEDLRGSLFFEFARCLQEVQPKIAIAENVRGLLSNKKGETLQLMLEALQEIGYYAAYQVLSAQFLDVPQKRERLIIIATRQDLNIKPIFPQYRNYTISLKKALENCPSSPGVEYKERKKEIMSLVPPGGNWRNLPMDIQKEYMKNSLKNHGGRTGYAKRLSWDEPALTITCSPAQTQTERCHPQETRPLTVREYARVQSFPDDWQFTGNLTSQYRQIGNAVPVNMAYHLGGCLINMLQGDYIGETQPKTEQLSIPGLEVN
- a CDS encoding IS630-like element ISMae26 family transposase (programmed frameshift), which produces MRPYSVDFRQKIIDVWKKEKISIRGLAQRFDVAKSFIQKLLKQHKETGDIRPRPQGGSPPTKLNSEQLIILIEIIEANNDATLEELSDLLYEKTQVKVSRATLGRLTQKLNYSFKKKTLHAAEKESDRVQQKRVEYWSEVREIEASKLIFIDESGVNLALLRLYARALIGRRARGRKPQKRGRNISIISAISLEKVVASVNIYGAVDAVTFEGFILKEVLPKIKEGDCLIMDNAKIHLGEMVREIIEQEKARLIYLPPYSPEFSPIENFWSKVKATLRKLKARTYKDLIEGIELAMLEVTQKDIRNWFTHCCYCTS
- a CDS encoding IS630-like element ISMae24 family transposase is translated as MRLIRDLNPESQKMLERIYRASKHHQVRERAKCILLSFQGTTIEELSGIFGVTRKTIYNWLTAWEDRKLIGFYNRRGRGRKPKLTEAQGQQVIDWVKEEPKSLKKIQIKIVEEGKLTVSKDKIKRLIKKINMRWKRVRRGVAKTPDEWELEVKLPILEELKKQEKRGEIEIGYLDEMGGDSKPCIPDAWQEEKTTIKLPPIEGKRLNILGIMKRDNQLFYETQVGTVTSEIVINFLDKYCQNIQKKTVIIIDQASIHTSEAFMEKLEEWEKKNLKIFWLPTYSPHLNLIEILWRFLKYEWIEFSAYKDRKSLLAYVKKVLDNFGGEYVINFA
- a CDS encoding IS630-like element ISMae27 family transposase, giving the protein MSGVPNINVAESVEDLKSLLKQQVTSLNFAKVQSLYLLKIKEVETVRHLAVLIGRSERTIHRWLSCYREGGIENLLSEPEKLGRPKKISVEEAALIQNELKDPEGFQSYKEIHFWVSIILEIPTSYITVYRLVRNELQAKLKVARPQNLKQLPGEVKIFQNNLSEQLQALLEKESEKVSQYLKVRFWCQDESRFGCHTIVRDKITIKGIKPLGNFQYNFQYLWLYGLIEPRTGSSFFYEFSHLDGECFNQYLTLFSQAFSEELHIIQLDNAPAHTATDLEIPDNIILFYQPPYCPEVNPIERVWLYLKNLLAWGNFNSLDNLRSKLYHLLNSLSNDTIGYLTGWSWILEALCLSGI
- a CDS encoding Uma2 family endonuclease; its protein translation is MIAIKENFPQLTPEEYFAWEEKQLEKHELIDGQVYTMSGGSKNHSLISVRFITLFSNHLESTGCEVGNSDLRVNIVETTNYTYPDVSVTCDDHDKTTTQYITYPCLIVEVLSPSTESYDRGGKFRMYRKNLVLQDYLLVSSTSIEMDLYHKNDAGEWLIINYQEGDTVELKSINLSFPIEQVYRNLDLTPETTP
- a CDS encoding vitamin K epoxide reductase family protein: MRRRSVPWIHRYSRPLIGGVSIVGAILTGYLTITKLTGGAAACTAGATDGAGCSGVLNSPYATVFGLPLSLFGFLAYIAMAVFALSPLFINGETQKNLRKSLENNTWLLLLAGATAMAVFSGYLMYILATELKELCPYCITSALFALTLLILTIVGREWEGLGQIILPMVVVAMITLVGTLAVYTGVNSPTVTGGKEEITRPMTAAKPPYGWEVTTVPGKAEIALAKHLKAIGAKEYGAFWCPHCYDQKQLFGKEAGEILKKEGVYIECDPQGVNGNPQACRDAGIKGFPTWIIRGQEYSGTQRLEKLAEISGYTGPMNFKYTVPGRK
- the btpA gene encoding photosystem I biogenesis protein BtpA: MNLIATFKTKNPIIGVVHLAPLPTSPRWGGSLKTVIERAEQEATALAAGGVDGLIIENFFDAPFTKQQVDPAVVSAMTLIVDRIKNLVVLPIGLNVLRNDAHSALAIATCVNAQFIRVNVLTGVMATDQGIIEGQAYELLRYRRELGSEVKILADVLVKHARPLGTPNLTTAVQDTIERGLADGVILSGWSTGSPPSFEDLELAVAAAKGTPVFIGSGADLDNIGRLLPAADGVIVASSLKRHGKITEPVDPIRVSQFVETARQINDQKAKINNSLPSLPLST